A part of Candidatus Binatia bacterium genomic DNA contains:
- a CDS encoding c-type cytochrome, with translation MTKSSLVAAAVSLGLLLGGSTVAWSADGAEVYKAQCAKCHGETGDADTPVAKTLKVPPLKGDADVQKMSIAEITQEVKENKKHPPTVKSLSDADIEAAAGYAKELAGK, from the coding sequence ATGACGAAGTCGAGTCTCGTGGCTGCTGCGGTCTCACTGGGTCTGCTGCTCGGCGGATCGACGGTCGCCTGGTCCGCGGACGGCGCCGAGGTCTACAAGGCGCAGTGCGCCAAGTGCCACGGCGAGACCGGCGACGCCGACACGCCGGTCGCGAAGACGCTCAAGGTCCCGCCGCTCAAGGGCGACGCCGACGTGCAGAAGATGTCGATCGCCGAGATCACGCAGGAGGTGAAGGAGAACAAGAAGCACCCGCCGACGGTGAAGTCGCTGAGTGACGCGGACATCGAGGCGGCGGCGGGGTACGCGAAGGAGTTGGCGGGGAAGTAG
- a CDS encoding cytochrome c3 family protein → MKRRARLLAGVCLTIAAFSACRDILPQNRFLRPRTTEQRSLSTADARNRFNHARHEKILAQKGVTCADCHRFDALIDTSNEQLASVLSGTAQYPGGAACHFCHGPSETRLAAAPSACLTCHRNLVPLLPANHEIAWLRVHASVASADPVECQNCHRDSFCVNCHQNRDSILTFMHERNYLSFHSVDARANPVQCGSCHREDFCIGCHTQAVR, encoded by the coding sequence GTGAAGCGGCGCGCACGGCTGCTGGCGGGCGTATGCTTGACAATCGCCGCATTCAGCGCATGCCGGGACATCCTGCCGCAGAACCGCTTTCTGCGGCCGCGGACGACCGAGCAGCGGAGCCTGAGCACGGCGGATGCGCGGAACAGGTTCAACCACGCGCGCCACGAGAAGATCCTCGCGCAGAAGGGCGTGACGTGCGCCGACTGCCACCGCTTCGACGCGCTGATCGACACCTCGAACGAGCAGCTCGCGAGCGTGCTGTCGGGCACCGCGCAGTATCCCGGCGGCGCCGCCTGCCACTTCTGCCACGGTCCGAGCGAGACCCGTCTCGCGGCCGCGCCCTCGGCGTGCCTGACGTGCCACAGGAACCTCGTGCCGCTGCTGCCCGCGAACCACGAGATCGCGTGGCTGCGCGTGCACGCGTCGGTCGCGAGCGCCGACCCCGTGGAGTGTCAGAACTGCCACCGCGACTCGTTCTGCGTGAACTGCCACCAGAACCGCGACTCGATCCTGACCTTCATGCACGAGCGCAACTACCTGTCGTTCCACTCGGTCGATGCGCGCGCGAATCCCGTCCAGTGCGGGAGCTGCCACCGCGAGGACTTCTGCATCGGCTGTCACACGCAGGCGGTGAGGTGA
- the gltB gene encoding glutamate synthase large subunit: MRERRRLAEERGLYRSMTERDACGVGFVVNMRGEKSHDIVQKGLQILRNLEHRGACGCDPLTGDGAGMMLQIPHEFFLRECLTQGIVLPPVGEYGVGMVFLPRDVFERNVCLEIFEKVVREEGQRLLGWRTVPVDPEQAGPLARASMPEIRQIFIAPGRGVNDQIALERKLYVIRKAVEKQVRAATHLRDAESFYVPSLSSRTIVYKGLLQPEQIPAFYADLRDPNFKSALALVHQRFSTNTFPSWDRAHPYRFIAHNGEINTLRGNENWMHAREKMFASDAFGEDIEKIQPVIDERTSDSGKFDNALELLVQTGRSLPHAVMMMIPEAWQKHESMSDTKRAFYEYHACLMEPWDGPASIAFTDGTVIGAVLDRNGLRPSRYVVTKDGLVVMASEVGVLDIPQGDIVAKNRLQPGRMFLVDTAQGRIVDDEEIKEGMAARKPYRQWLKDNLVKLEQVPAVDASHLPAEESEQDLLKLQQAFGYTLEDLRFIMAPMAINAQEAVGSMGTDTPLAVLSDKPQLLFNYFKQLFAQVTNPPIDPIREELVMSLKTTIGSEQNLFEETPLHCHQLELEQPILTNEELARIKRLDSGNLRTVTLSTLYWVAGGAKALEHALEELCAKASAAIADGATLLVLSDRGVDRDWGAIPSLLATAAVHHHLIREGTRTRCGLIVESGEPREVHHFSLLVGYGAGAINPYLAFRTLRQQVRDGVIKNVSEEEAIEHYIKAIGKGLLKVMSKMGISTLQSYRGAQIFEAVGLNSEFIDKYFTWTASRIEGVGIDVVARETEMRHKAAFHTPAALDGELDPGGQYQWRRRGEYHMYNPETIATLQHAVRKGDYKLFKKYSELVNTYDRKLCTIRGLLRFKPGTPIPIEEVEPATEIVKRFKTGAMSLGSISREAHENLAIAMNRLGGKSNTGEGGEDPVRYQPDPNGDSRRSAIKQVASGRFGVTSYYLVNSDELQIKMAQGAKPGEGGQLPGHKVDEYIAKIRYSTPGVGLISPPPHHDIYSIEDLAQLIHDLKNANNRARISVKLVAEVGVGTVAAGVSKAKADVVLISGDSGGTGASPLTSIKHAGAPWELGLAETQQVLVMNDLRGRIRVETDGQLKTGRDVAIAALLGAEEFGFATAALVASGCILMRVCHLNTCPVGIATQDPVLRAKFEGKPEHVVNMMLFIAEELREIMAELGFRTVDEMVGRVDRLDAADAIEHWKAKGIDLTEILHKPEVPEGVAIRCVAEQDHGLDKALDNQLIELSRDALEYKRPVEFSMPIRNVNRTVCTMLSAEISRRHGEQGLPPDTIKIHFRGSAGQSFGAFMANGLSVTLEGDANDYFGKGMSGGRIVVIPPREATFVPEENIIVGNVSLYGATGGEVFLRGMAGERFCVRNSGVTAVVEGVGDHGCEYMTKGLVVVLGPTGRNFAAGMSGGIAYVFDEHGKFPAMCNMGMVEIDPLEQHDLELLHNLIKRHYDYTQSAVAWRILSGWKNLSRYFAKVMPVEYRSILAKQHLDSDAAKLASV, encoded by the coding sequence ATGCGCGAGCGGCGACGGCTCGCCGAGGAGAGAGGCCTCTACCGCTCGATGACGGAACGCGACGCCTGCGGCGTCGGCTTCGTCGTCAACATGCGCGGCGAGAAGTCCCACGACATCGTCCAGAAGGGGCTGCAGATCCTGCGCAACCTCGAGCACCGCGGCGCGTGCGGCTGCGATCCGCTGACCGGCGACGGCGCCGGCATGATGCTGCAGATCCCGCACGAGTTCTTCCTGCGCGAGTGCTTGACGCAGGGAATCGTGCTGCCGCCGGTGGGCGAGTACGGCGTCGGCATGGTGTTCCTGCCGCGCGACGTCTTCGAGCGCAACGTCTGTCTCGAGATCTTCGAGAAGGTCGTGCGCGAGGAGGGGCAGCGTCTGCTCGGCTGGCGCACGGTACCGGTCGATCCGGAGCAGGCGGGTCCGCTGGCGCGCGCGTCGATGCCGGAGATCCGCCAGATCTTCATCGCGCCCGGCCGCGGCGTGAACGACCAGATCGCTCTCGAGCGCAAGCTGTACGTGATCCGCAAGGCGGTCGAGAAGCAGGTCCGCGCGGCGACGCACCTGCGCGACGCGGAGAGCTTCTACGTCCCGAGCCTGTCGTCGCGCACGATCGTCTACAAGGGCCTGCTGCAGCCCGAGCAGATCCCGGCGTTCTACGCCGATCTGCGCGATCCGAACTTCAAGAGCGCGCTCGCGCTGGTGCACCAGCGCTTCTCGACCAACACCTTCCCGTCCTGGGACCGCGCGCACCCGTACCGCTTCATCGCGCACAACGGCGAGATCAACACGCTGCGCGGCAACGAGAACTGGATGCACGCGCGCGAGAAGATGTTCGCCTCCGACGCGTTCGGCGAGGACATCGAGAAGATCCAGCCGGTGATCGACGAGCGCACGAGCGACTCCGGCAAGTTCGACAACGCGCTCGAGCTGCTCGTGCAGACCGGCCGCTCGCTGCCGCACGCCGTCATGATGATGATCCCCGAGGCGTGGCAGAAGCACGAGAGCATGAGCGACACCAAGCGCGCGTTCTACGAGTACCACGCGTGCTTGATGGAGCCGTGGGACGGCCCGGCGTCGATCGCGTTCACCGACGGCACGGTGATCGGCGCGGTGCTCGACCGCAACGGCCTGCGTCCGTCGCGCTACGTCGTCACCAAGGACGGCCTCGTCGTGATGGCCTCCGAGGTCGGCGTGCTCGACATCCCGCAGGGGGACATCGTCGCGAAGAACCGCCTGCAGCCGGGCCGCATGTTCCTCGTCGACACCGCGCAGGGTCGCATCGTCGACGACGAGGAGATCAAGGAAGGCATGGCGGCGCGCAAGCCGTACCGCCAGTGGCTCAAGGACAACCTCGTCAAGCTCGAGCAGGTTCCGGCGGTCGATGCGTCGCACCTGCCGGCGGAGGAGTCGGAGCAGGACCTGCTCAAGCTGCAGCAGGCGTTCGGCTACACGCTCGAGGACCTGCGCTTCATCATGGCGCCGATGGCGATCAACGCGCAGGAGGCGGTCGGCTCGATGGGCACCGACACGCCGCTCGCGGTGCTGTCGGACAAGCCGCAGCTGCTGTTCAACTACTTCAAGCAGCTCTTCGCGCAGGTCACGAACCCGCCGATCGACCCGATCCGCGAAGAGCTCGTGATGTCGCTCAAGACGACGATCGGCTCCGAGCAGAACCTGTTCGAGGAGACGCCGCTCCACTGCCACCAGCTCGAGCTCGAGCAGCCGATCCTCACCAACGAGGAGCTCGCGCGCATCAAGCGGCTCGACAGCGGCAACCTGCGCACGGTCACGCTGTCGACGCTGTACTGGGTGGCGGGCGGCGCGAAGGCGCTCGAGCACGCGCTCGAGGAGCTGTGCGCGAAGGCGTCCGCGGCGATCGCCGACGGCGCGACGCTCCTCGTGCTGTCCGATCGCGGCGTCGACCGCGACTGGGGCGCGATCCCGAGCCTGCTCGCGACCGCTGCGGTGCACCATCACCTGATCCGCGAGGGCACGCGCACGCGCTGCGGTCTGATCGTCGAGAGCGGCGAGCCGCGCGAGGTGCACCACTTCTCGCTGCTCGTCGGCTACGGCGCCGGCGCGATCAATCCGTACCTCGCGTTCCGCACGCTGCGGCAGCAGGTCCGCGACGGCGTGATCAAGAACGTCTCCGAAGAGGAGGCGATCGAGCACTACATCAAGGCGATCGGCAAGGGCTTGCTCAAGGTGATGAGCAAGATGGGGATCTCGACGCTGCAGAGCTACCGCGGCGCGCAGATCTTCGAGGCGGTCGGCCTCAACTCGGAGTTCATCGACAAGTACTTCACCTGGACCGCGTCGCGCATCGAGGGCGTCGGCATCGACGTCGTCGCGCGCGAGACCGAGATGCGCCACAAGGCCGCCTTCCACACGCCGGCGGCGCTCGACGGCGAGCTCGATCCGGGCGGGCAGTACCAGTGGCGGCGGCGGGGCGAGTACCACATGTACAACCCCGAGACGATCGCGACGCTGCAGCACGCGGTCCGCAAGGGCGACTACAAGCTCTTCAAGAAGTACTCGGAGCTGGTCAACACGTACGACCGCAAGCTGTGCACGATCCGCGGCCTGCTGCGCTTCAAGCCCGGCACGCCGATTCCGATCGAGGAGGTCGAGCCGGCGACCGAGATCGTCAAGCGCTTCAAGACCGGCGCGATGTCGCTCGGCTCGATCAGCCGCGAGGCGCACGAGAACCTCGCGATCGCGATGAACCGCCTCGGCGGCAAGTCGAACACCGGCGAGGGCGGCGAGGATCCCGTGCGCTACCAGCCGGATCCGAACGGCGACTCGCGTCGCAGCGCGATCAAGCAGGTCGCGTCGGGACGCTTCGGCGTGACCAGCTACTACCTGGTCAACTCCGACGAGCTGCAGATCAAGATGGCGCAGGGTGCGAAGCCCGGCGAAGGCGGCCAGCTCCCCGGCCACAAGGTCGACGAGTACATCGCCAAGATCCGCTACTCGACGCCCGGCGTGGGTCTGATCTCGCCGCCGCCGCACCACGACATCTACTCGATCGAGGACCTCGCGCAGCTGATCCACGACCTGAAGAACGCCAACAACCGCGCGCGCATCAGCGTCAAGCTGGTCGCGGAGGTCGGCGTCGGGACGGTCGCGGCGGGCGTGTCGAAGGCGAAGGCCGACGTCGTGCTGATCAGCGGCGACTCCGGCGGCACCGGCGCTTCACCGCTGACCTCGATCAAGCACGCTGGCGCGCCGTGGGAGCTCGGCCTCGCGGAGACGCAGCAGGTGCTCGTGATGAACGACCTGCGCGGCCGCATCCGCGTCGAGACCGACGGTCAGCTCAAGACCGGTCGTGACGTCGCGATCGCGGCGCTGCTCGGCGCCGAGGAGTTCGGCTTCGCGACCGCGGCGCTGGTCGCGTCGGGCTGCATCCTGATGCGCGTCTGCCACCTGAACACCTGTCCGGTCGGCATCGCGACGCAGGATCCCGTGCTGCGCGCCAAGTTCGAGGGCAAGCCCGAGCACGTGGTGAACATGATGCTGTTCATCGCGGAGGAGCTGCGCGAGATCATGGCGGAGCTCGGCTTCCGCACCGTCGACGAGATGGTCGGTCGGGTCGATCGCCTGGATGCCGCGGACGCGATCGAGCACTGGAAGGCGAAGGGCATCGATCTCACCGAGATCCTGCACAAGCCCGAGGTGCCCGAGGGCGTCGCGATCCGCTGCGTCGCCGAGCAGGACCACGGGCTCGACAAGGCGCTCGACAACCAGCTCATCGAGCTCTCGCGCGACGCGCTCGAGTACAAGCGTCCGGTCGAGTTCTCGATGCCGATCCGCAACGTGAACCGCACCGTGTGCACGATGCTGTCGGCGGAGATCTCGCGTCGGCACGGCGAGCAGGGTCTGCCGCCCGACACCATCAAGATCCATTTCCGCGGCTCTGCGGGTCAGAGCTTCGGCGCCTTCATGGCGAACGGTTTGTCGGTGACGCTCGAGGGCGACGCCAACGACTACTTCGGCAAGGGCATGTCGGGCGGACGCATCGTCGTGATCCCGCCGCGCGAGGCGACGTTCGTGCCCGAGGAGAACATCATCGTCGGCAACGTGTCGCTCTACGGCGCGACCGGCGGCGAGGTCTTCCTGCGCGGCATGGCGGGCGAGCGCTTCTGCGTGCGCAACAGCGGCGTGACGGCGGTCGTCGAGGGCGTCGGCGACCACGGCTGCGAGTACATGACGAAGGGTCTCGTCGTCGTGCTCGGTCCGACCGGTCGCAACTTCGCTGCGGGAATGAGCGGCGGCATCGCGTACGTGTTCGACGAGCACGGCAAATTCCCCGCGATGTGCAACATGGGGATGGTCGAGATCGATCCGCTCGAGCAGCACGACCTCGAACTGCTGCACAACCTCATCAAGCGGCACTACGACTACACGCAGAGCGCGGTCGCCTGGCGCATCCTGAGCGGCTGGAAGAACCTGTCGCGCTACTTCGCGAAGGTGATGCCGGTCGAGTACCGCAGCATCCTCGCCAAGCAGCACCTCGACAGCGACGCCGCGAAGCTCGCGAGCGTGTGA
- a CDS encoding Lrp/AsnC family transcriptional regulator: protein MKLGAGEELELDAIDLQILQTLQQDCKIPLARIGDLVGLSAPSVIDRIKKLEHSGVIRGYHAEIDGRQIGLDVTAFIGVLVEHPAGIEEFEMKVSALEGVLECHHVTGQHTLLLKVKTANTSSLEKLIRQIRSVHGVARTETMVVLSTHAERSQLPLGAQLEALRKPAGTPRRRGGRGNGERKVLAIKPADSAKPSAVP from the coding sequence ATGAAATTAGGCGCTGGAGAAGAGCTCGAGCTTGACGCGATCGATCTGCAGATCCTGCAGACGCTGCAGCAGGACTGCAAGATTCCGCTCGCCCGGATCGGCGACCTGGTGGGGCTGTCGGCCCCGTCGGTGATCGACCGGATCAAGAAGCTCGAGCACAGCGGGGTCATCCGCGGCTACCACGCCGAGATCGACGGCCGCCAGATCGGCCTGGACGTCACCGCCTTCATCGGCGTGCTGGTCGAGCACCCGGCCGGCATCGAGGAGTTCGAGATGAAGGTGTCGGCGCTCGAGGGCGTGCTCGAGTGCCACCACGTCACCGGGCAGCACACCCTGCTGCTCAAGGTGAAGACGGCGAACACGTCGTCGCTCGAGAAGCTGATCCGCCAGATCCGCAGCGTCCACGGCGTCGCGCGCACCGAGACCATGGTGGTGCTGTCGACGCACGCCGAGCGCTCGCAGCTGCCGCTCGGCGCGCAGCTCGAGGCGCTGCGCAAGCCGGCGGGGACGCCGCGCCGGCGCGGAGGGCGCGGCAACGGCGAGCGCAAGGTGCTGGCGATCAAGCCGGCGGACAGCGCCAAGCCGTCGGCGGTTCCGTGA
- a CDS encoding DUF4010 domain-containing protein: MDTFPTAAAWPPFHSLSRVMLAIALGMFVGLEREWRGKEAGLRTFAFVALLGAVGGMLGPSFAIVAMALLGVLVAIINWQALRVEQGAELTTSTALLVVGFAGVLCGFGHRVTPTAVAVVSAGLLAWKERLAGFSHRLTAEELRSAILLAMLAFAIYPILPAEPVDPWQLIVPRAAMVTVITIAAIGFANYVLWKVAGPRVGMELTGLLGGLVNSTVTVTELAARVREAPVALSDVGYRGIILATIAMSLRNALVLGILALPALVYAAPALGLMLLAALVAMLAPPRHDGDAADETPVLPLVSPFSLSSALRYGGLFLLLEVMSAFAQRMLGDIGFYGVTALGGLVSSASAVASAATLASQGRIPIDVAAAGAVIASLASAAVDLVIVARVARVRPLTLRLAVATVAVMALGVLGAFVGRGG, from the coding sequence ATGGACACCTTTCCCACGGCGGCGGCGTGGCCGCCCTTTCATTCGCTGTCGCGGGTCATGCTGGCGATCGCGCTCGGCATGTTCGTCGGCCTCGAGCGCGAGTGGCGCGGCAAGGAGGCCGGCCTGCGCACCTTTGCGTTCGTCGCGCTGCTCGGCGCGGTCGGCGGCATGCTCGGTCCGAGCTTCGCGATCGTCGCGATGGCGCTGCTCGGCGTGCTGGTCGCGATCATCAACTGGCAGGCGCTGCGCGTCGAGCAGGGAGCGGAGCTCACGACGTCGACCGCGCTGCTCGTCGTCGGCTTCGCCGGCGTGCTGTGCGGCTTCGGCCACCGCGTCACGCCGACCGCGGTTGCCGTGGTGAGCGCCGGGCTGCTCGCCTGGAAGGAGCGTCTCGCCGGCTTCAGCCACCGCTTGACCGCCGAGGAGCTGCGCTCGGCGATCCTGCTCGCGATGCTCGCGTTCGCGATCTACCCGATCCTGCCGGCCGAGCCGGTCGATCCGTGGCAGCTCATCGTGCCGCGCGCGGCCATGGTCACGGTGATCACGATCGCCGCGATCGGGTTTGCGAATTACGTGCTGTGGAAGGTGGCCGGGCCGCGCGTCGGCATGGAGCTCACCGGGCTGCTCGGCGGGCTGGTCAACAGCACCGTCACGGTCACCGAGCTCGCGGCGCGCGTGCGCGAGGCGCCGGTCGCGCTCTCGGACGTCGGCTACCGCGGCATCATCCTCGCCACGATCGCGATGTCGCTGCGCAACGCGCTCGTGCTCGGCATCCTCGCGCTGCCGGCGCTGGTGTACGCGGCGCCGGCGCTCGGCCTCATGCTCCTCGCCGCGCTGGTCGCGATGCTCGCGCCGCCGCGCCACGACGGCGACGCAGCGGACGAGACGCCCGTGCTGCCGCTCGTGTCGCCGTTCTCCCTGAGCTCGGCGCTGCGCTACGGCGGGCTCTTCCTGCTGCTGGAGGTGATGAGCGCGTTCGCCCAGCGCATGCTCGGAGACATCGGCTTCTACGGCGTGACCGCGCTCGGCGGTCTGGTCTCGAGCGCGTCGGCGGTCGCGTCGGCGGCCACGCTCGCGTCGCAGGGCCGCATTCCGATCGACGTCGCCGCGGCCGGCGCGGTGATCGCGTCGCTCGCGAGCGCGGCGGTCGATCTCGTGATCGTCGCCCGGGTGGCTCGCGTGCGGCCGCTGACTTTGCGCTTGGCGGTGGCGACGGTCGCGGTGATGGCGCTGGGTGTGCTCGGCGCGTTCGTCGGGCGCGGGGGATGA
- a CDS encoding glutamate synthase subunit beta, with protein sequence MGKITGFLEIERELPQRRPVEERLKDWRELEGKLPEDKLQAQGARCMDCGIPFCHKGCPLGNIIPDWNDLVYRGRWRDAIDRLHSTNNFPEFTGRVCPAPCEEACVLNIQQKPVTIKQIEKQIIDYAWKHEWVSPVIADRKTGKKVAVVGSGPAGLACAQQLARAGHDVVVFERADRIGGLLRYGIPDFKMEKHILDRRLAQMEAEGVVFRTNVNVGVDVTADELRSSFDAVVLSTGATQPRDLPVPGRELKGIHFAMEFLPQQNKVVAGDQVPNQILATGKRVVILGGGDTGSDCLGTSNRQGAISVHQFELLPQPPATRTEDVAPWPYWPMILRTSSSHEEGVIRDWSINTKRFSGDEHGNVKKLHAVRLDWQKGENGAPPKMVEIPGSEFELECDLVLLALGFLGPEKPLLEQFGVQLDARGNVVADADYATSVPGVFACGDARRGQSLVVWAIWEGREAARGVDKYLMGETALPASPMV encoded by the coding sequence ATGGGAAAGATCACGGGTTTCTTGGAGATCGAGCGCGAGCTGCCGCAGCGCCGTCCGGTCGAGGAGCGCCTGAAGGACTGGCGCGAGCTCGAGGGCAAGCTGCCGGAAGACAAGCTGCAGGCCCAGGGCGCGCGCTGCATGGATTGCGGCATCCCCTTCTGCCACAAGGGCTGCCCGCTCGGGAACATCATCCCCGACTGGAACGACCTGGTCTATCGCGGCCGCTGGCGCGACGCGATCGATCGCCTGCACTCGACCAACAACTTCCCCGAGTTCACGGGACGCGTGTGTCCGGCACCATGCGAGGAAGCGTGCGTGCTGAACATCCAGCAGAAGCCCGTGACCATCAAGCAGATCGAGAAGCAGATCATCGACTACGCCTGGAAGCACGAGTGGGTGTCGCCGGTGATCGCCGATCGCAAGACCGGCAAGAAGGTCGCGGTGGTCGGATCGGGTCCTGCGGGTCTCGCGTGCGCGCAGCAGCTCGCGCGCGCCGGGCATGACGTGGTGGTGTTCGAGCGGGCCGACCGGATCGGCGGGCTGCTGCGCTACGGCATCCCCGACTTCAAGATGGAGAAGCACATCCTCGACCGCCGTCTCGCGCAGATGGAGGCCGAGGGCGTCGTGTTCCGCACGAACGTCAACGTCGGCGTCGACGTGACCGCCGACGAGCTGCGCTCGTCGTTCGATGCCGTCGTGCTGTCGACCGGCGCCACGCAGCCGCGCGACCTCCCGGTGCCCGGCCGCGAGCTCAAGGGCATCCACTTCGCGATGGAGTTCCTGCCGCAGCAGAACAAGGTCGTCGCGGGCGATCAGGTGCCGAACCAGATCCTCGCGACCGGCAAGCGCGTCGTCATCCTCGGCGGCGGCGACACCGGGTCGGACTGCCTCGGCACGTCGAACCGTCAAGGTGCAATTTCGGTGCACCAGTTCGAGCTCCTGCCGCAGCCGCCCGCGACGCGCACCGAGGACGTCGCGCCGTGGCCGTACTGGCCGATGATCCTGCGCACCTCGTCGTCGCACGAGGAGGGCGTGATCCGCGACTGGAGCATCAACACCAAGCGCTTCTCCGGCGACGAGCACGGCAACGTCAAGAAGCTGCACGCCGTGCGCCTCGACTGGCAGAAGGGCGAGAACGGCGCGCCGCCGAAGATGGTCGAGATTCCCGGCAGCGAGTTCGAGCTCGAGTGCGACCTCGTGCTGCTCGCGCTGGGCTTCCTCGGTCCGGAGAAGCCGCTGCTCGAGCAGTTCGGCGTTCAGCTCGACGCGCGCGGCAACGTCGTGGCCGATGCGGATTACGCGACGTCGGTGCCCGGCGTGTTCGCGTGCGGCGACGCGCGACGCGGGCAGTCGCTCGTGGTGTGGGCGATCTGGGAAGGGCGCGAGGCCGCGCGCGGCGTCGACAAGTACCTGATGGGCGAGACCGCGCTGCCGGCGAGTCCGATGGTGTGA
- a CDS encoding OmcA/MtrC family decaheme c-type cytochrome, with amino-acid sequence MALLAASLVLTLACGNGDDDGPSPTPTPIPTVTPSPGGMAGPGVVAEFTGASVAEDGTVEATFILTDARGVPLTATLSPAQNDQQARVRLVIARAELYSGGGDLANEFIRYVNETDPTRPRFDSGGTLDLIDGARGLYRYRFGTGVGFVEGRTYSIGMQVDREFAGVEEWANPVLDFVVGGGEPLVREDTTTAQCNVCHQPLIAHGNRREVRLCTLCHTEAAVDELGRSIDLRNMIHKIHAGTSLPSVVDGPPGTTYAIFSSFADEDVVFAEKQADGTVTGVTFPRPLESCLTCHAEGLTAEFWRTKPSTAACATCHDDVNPSLQPTQAGPPGTNHPPGGFLDGQCYACHRAEEASEFDISVPGAHVIPEQSSMLPGLNVSILDVGDTAPGQRPRIDFRVTDNAGNPLRDLSVLNRLGFTFAGPTTDYARVFALTAVGGGAAGELIGPDADGVFEYVASAAIPDDAMGSWAVGAEARRPVQLTPSISVNEAAPNPVTTFSVEGGEPMPRRQVVANERCWTCHGEFSKGFSVHGELRDRVEYCVLCHNANATDAARRRNDPEAVAAGSPTATIDFKVMIHKIHRGHDLAMPYVVYGFGPTPPGYSVHDFNEVLYPGDLRDCATCHVDDSQLIPPFPGTALGTLRTHLDPATGDEVVDGRTGPITSACTSCHDSEAAIAHAQNETAPNGAEACPVCHAEGREVAVSVAHEGRD; translated from the coding sequence GTGGCGCTGCTCGCGGCGTCTCTGGTCTTGACGCTGGCCTGCGGCAACGGCGACGACGACGGGCCGTCGCCCACGCCGACTCCCATTCCGACGGTCACACCCTCGCCCGGCGGGATGGCGGGTCCCGGCGTCGTCGCCGAGTTCACCGGGGCGTCGGTCGCCGAGGACGGCACGGTCGAGGCGACGTTCATCTTGACGGACGCGCGCGGCGTGCCGCTCACGGCGACGCTGTCGCCGGCACAGAACGACCAGCAGGCGCGCGTCCGGCTCGTGATCGCGCGCGCCGAGCTCTACTCGGGCGGCGGCGACCTCGCCAACGAGTTCATCCGCTACGTCAACGAGACCGACCCGACGCGCCCCAGGTTCGACTCCGGCGGTACGCTCGACCTCATCGACGGCGCGAGGGGCCTCTACCGGTACCGTTTCGGTACCGGCGTCGGCTTCGTCGAGGGGCGCACCTACTCGATCGGCATGCAGGTGGATCGCGAGTTCGCGGGCGTCGAGGAGTGGGCGAATCCCGTGCTCGACTTCGTGGTCGGCGGCGGCGAGCCGCTGGTGCGCGAGGACACGACGACCGCGCAGTGCAACGTCTGCCACCAGCCGCTGATCGCGCACGGCAACCGGCGCGAGGTGCGGCTGTGCACGCTGTGCCACACCGAGGCGGCGGTCGACGAGCTCGGGCGCAGCATCGATCTGCGCAACATGATTCACAAGATTCACGCCGGCACGTCGCTGCCCTCGGTGGTCGACGGGCCGCCGGGGACGACGTACGCGATCTTCAGCTCGTTCGCGGACGAGGACGTCGTGTTCGCCGAGAAGCAGGCGGACGGCACGGTGACGGGCGTCACCTTCCCGCGTCCCCTCGAGTCGTGCTTGACGTGCCACGCGGAAGGCCTGACCGCCGAGTTCTGGCGGACGAAGCCGTCGACCGCGGCCTGCGCGACCTGTCACGACGACGTCAATCCATCGCTGCAGCCGACGCAGGCCGGACCGCCGGGCACGAACCACCCGCCGGGTGGCTTCCTCGACGGCCAGTGCTACGCCTGCCACCGCGCGGAGGAGGCGAGCGAGTTCGACATCTCGGTGCCGGGCGCACACGTCATCCCCGAGCAGTCGAGCATGCTGCCGGGCCTGAACGTGTCGATCCTCGACGTCGGCGACACGGCGCCGGGGCAGAGGCCGCGCATCGACTTCCGGGTGACGGACAACGCCGGCAACCCGCTACGCGATCTTTCCGTCCTCAACCGGCTCGGCTTCACCTTCGCCGGGCCGACGACGGACTACGCTCGGGTGTTCGCGCTCACGGCGGTCGGCGGCGGGGCCGCGGGCGAGCTCATCGGCCCCGACGCGGACGGCGTCTTCGAGTACGTCGCGTCCGCGGCGATCCCCGACGACGCGATGGGGTCGTGGGCGGTCGGCGCCGAAGCGCGGCGACCGGTGCAGCTCACGCCGTCGATCTCGGTCAACGAGGCGGCGCCCAATCCCGTCACGACGTTCTCGGTCGAGGGTGGAGAGCCGATGCCGCGGCGTCAGGTGGTCGCGAACGAGCGCTGCTGGACGTGCCACGGCGAGTTCTCGAAGGGCTTCTCGGTGCACGGCGAGCTGCGTGACCGCGTCGAGTACTGCGTGCTCTGTCACAACGCGAACGCGACCGACGCCGCGCGTCGGCGCAACGACCCCGAAGCGGTGGCGGCGGGCTCGCCGACGGCGACCATCGACTTCAAGGTGATGATCCACAAGATCCACCGCGGCCACGACCTCGCGATGCCGTACGTCGTGTACGGCTTCGGTCCGACGCCACCGGGCTACAGCGTGCACGACTTCAACGAGGTGCTCTATCCCGGCGACCTCCGCGACTGCGCGACCTGCCACGTCGACGACAGCCAGCTCATCCCGCCCTTCCCCGGCACCGCGCTCGGCACGCTGCGCACGCACCTCGATCCCGCGACGGGCGACGAGGTGGTCGACGGACGCACCGGTCCGATCACATCGGCGTGCACGTCGTGCCACGACAGCGAGGCGGCGATCGCGCACGCGCAGAACGAGACCGCGCCGAACGGCGCCGAAGCGTGCCCGGTTTGCCACGCCGAGGGACGTGAGGTCGCGGTGTCGGTCGCGCACGAGGGGAGAGACTGA